In a genomic window of Cyanobacteriota bacterium:
- a CDS encoding DUF1823 family protein, which produces MVDHDTTVPSVLPPLTTETIWAILHDEIDDATANQLVWHCLGYRYDSDHDRWDSSAVSPAWCSDYPNPPDFIASRPATVKLTRSIPPAHKQLLKEKLGFQGYKVGELVPRLTRRATIANWLLSYLQSQETSPQNL; this is translated from the coding sequence ATGGTAGATCATGACACCACGGTGCCTTCTGTATTGCCACCGTTGACCACAGAAACGATTTGGGCAATTCTTCACGATGAGATTGATGATGCTACAGCAAACCAATTGGTGTGGCACTGCCTAGGCTATCGCTACGACTCTGACCACGATCGCTGGGACAGTAGTGCTGTTTCTCCAGCTTGGTGTAGTGATTACCCTAATCCTCCAGATTTTATTGCTAGCCGTCCAGCCACTGTAAAGTTAACCCGCTCTATTCCCCCTGCCCACAAACAGTTGTTGAAGGAGAAACTAGGTTTTCAGGGGTATAAGGTCGGGGAACTGGTGCCCCGGCTGACTCGTCGAGCAACCATAGCAAACTGGCTACTGAGCTATCTGCAATCCCAGGAAACCTCACCTCAAAATCTGTAG